Proteins from a single region of Schistocerca gregaria isolate iqSchGreg1 chromosome 3, iqSchGreg1.2, whole genome shotgun sequence:
- the LOC126356052 gene encoding uncharacterized protein LOC126356052, with product MAPTSCRHTLIWSLPTVALLLTFLWYKSRRGSSRSDPGGTAKGTRKAKKQEERTKNRTSILLAEDSKKTVKEDICSTSKEQTVIKKGSSTTGTVGLELGHPEEQQSEINFAAKVIEKPSVENTVPPSGTNFSTDSSEIISVGKISHDLIVGKCDNSADNKNSLIELSDTSKPSCVINITSDSRLTAEENSGSIEGLLVHCDPKESNFEVKTNCEGAVLQKESSEIAVPTEIDSAIVFPPESDTRISGQLESAAESVISDPKEITYQISDLQESLNKPDPGITIPTDIHIEVAIPKDTILEVPPEDETIYEVALQKETIYEVTVEKETNSEASASEEKNPDITVLQEKVSEVTVPKNTIFEVPASQEINSDIIVAQETDCDLVATQEITSDIVFAQETDCVLGAVQEINSDVVDAQETETVCELAANQEADFEVTVPQEEDSKVIIPQETHFEVTISQDCHPGNTIGDTYHSDTFKSEENNLSIGSQCSVCSRVSYSNTFAAGSEEVISATECNSAEDLPNSNLTDRHTEEDTMPEPVREDWTLEKSSDIQAEPTSDTQRKDTDQTCGEDNECSQNKDSASAQPARMQTPPPVKEVSDEADTAATGSSCGLEGKLAALELGKGRDSANHSPAEVMLASPSASSYSDEGSSDSGKGCSDLATPPSRTPASGSSVSGDATALSVYEFVLPQHLVGRLIGRHGAFVHQIKAKTNASILIKRHPDTQKLKICAVEGTQLDIESALEMIRKKFPLKHYPSITLEQVCFVPPVTVCPILPECLQLMLVEGVSNDVILSSLVTPGHFFLQQPTHPTFPALNRLNACMNVCYSEPNVPLLPTPVDPGVICTAPAMGGWYRAQVVSVEPETNVCEVKFVDYGGYLSLEHTALRQIRSDFMTLPFQASECFLANVIPAGGEEASWSADAAAVMEELTHGQVLQAQVCDYTEENIPNVFLYAVHCNQVVLVNQELVLRGLAEWWKPEDVNDVSCV from the exons ATGGCACCCACATCATGTCGCCACACTTTGATCTGGTCTCTGCCAACAGTTGCCCTTTTGCTCACTTTCCTCTGGTACAAAAGCAGAAGAGGATCATCGCGAAGTGACCCAGGGGGGACGGCTAAAGGGACTCGAAAAGCCAAGAAGCAGGAAGAGAGAACCAAAAATCGCACATCGATATTGTTGGCTGAGGATAGTAAGAAAACAGTGAAGGAGGACATTTGTTCCACAAGTAAAGAACAAACAGTAATCAAAAAAGGTTCATCCACAACAGGAACAGTGGGTCTTGAGTTGGGACATCCAGAAGAGCAACAAAGTGAAATTAATTTTGCTGCAAAAGTTATCGAGAAGCCGTCTGTTGAAAATACTGTACCTCCCAGTGGAACGAACTTTTCCACTGACTCCAGTGAAATTATCTCGGTAGGAAAAATCTCTCATGATTTAATAGTTGGAAAGTGTGATAACAGTGCTGATAATAAAAACTCGCTAATAGAGCTATCAGATACATCCAAACCAAGTTGTGTTATTAATATTACTAGTGACAGTAGGCTCACTGCTGAAGAAAATAGTGGTAGCatagaaggattgttagtgcactGTGATCCAAAAGAATCAAACTTTGAAGTAAAAACGAACTGTGAGGGCGCTGTACTGCAAAAGGAAAGCTCTGAAATTGCTGTACCGACGGAAATAGACTCTGCAATAGTTTTTCCACCGGAAAGTGACACACGAATTAGTGGACAATTGGAATCAGCTGCTGAGAGTGTTATCTCTGATCCAAAGGAAATAACCTATCAAATAAGTGATTTACAGGAATCACTTAATAAACCAGATCCTGGGATAACTATCCCCACAGACATACATATTGAGGTAGCTATCCCCAAGGATACAATCCTCGAGGTTCCTCCCGAAGACGAAACAATTTACGAAGTAGCTCTCCAAAAAGAAACGATTTACGAAGTAACTGTCGAAAAAGAAACAAACTCCGAGGCATCTGCCTCAGAGGAAAAGAATCCCGACATTACTGTGTTGCAGGAAAAGGTCTCCGAGGTTACTGTTCCAAAGAACACAATATTTGAAGTTCCAGCTTCACAGGAAATAAACTCTGACATAATTGTTGCACAGGAAACGGACTGTGACTTAGTTGCTACACAGGAAATAACCTCCGACATAGTTTTTGCACAGGAAACGGACTGTGTCTTAGGTGCTGTTCAAGAAATAAACTCTGACGTAGTTGATGCACAGGAAACGGAAACGGTCTGTGAGTTAGCTGCTAACCAAGAGGCTGACTTTGAAGTAACTGTCCCACAGGAAGAGGACTCCAAAGTCATCATCCCACAGGAAACACACTTTGAGGTAACAATCTCTCAAGACTGTCATCCTGGAAACACCATTGGTGATACCTATCATTCTGACACTTTCAAAAGTGAGGAGAATAACCTGAGTATTGGTAGTCAGTGTTCTGTTTGTAGCCGTGTGTCGTATTCAAACACATTTGCTGCAGGCAGTGAAGAAGTGATTTCTGCCACTGAGTGCAACAGTGCTGAGGACTTGCCCAACAGTAATCTTACAGACAGACACACTGAAGAAGACACTATGCCAGAACCTGTAAGAGAGGACTGGACATTAGAGAAAAGCTCTGATATTCAGGCAGAGCCAACTTCTGACACTCAGAGGAAAGATACAGATCAAACCTGTGGAGAAGATAACGAGTGTTCTCAAAACAAAGATTCAGCATCTGCACAGCCAGCCAGAATGCAGACACCTCCACCTGTAAAAGAAGTATCAGATGAGGCGGACACTGCAGCAACAGGCAGTAGCTGTGGTCTTGAAGGCAAGCTGGCTGCACTGGAGCTTGGAAAGGGTCGCGATTCAGCCAATCATAGCCCTGCAGAGGTTATGCTTGCCAGTCCATCGGCATCCAGCTACTCAGATGAG GGGTCAAGTGACAGTGGCAAAGGATGCAGTGATTTAGCAACACCACCATCACGCACTCCAGCAAGTGGCAGTTCTGTATCTGGAGATGCTACTGCCTTGTCTGTGTACGAGTTTGTCCTACCCCAGCACCTTGTAGGCCGTCTTATTGGCAGGCACGGGGCATTTGTACACCAAATCAAAGCAAAAACAAATGCAAGCATACTCATCAAGAGGCATCCAGacacacaaaaactgaaaatttgtgctgtggaAG GTACACAGCTCGATATTGAGAGCGCTCTTGAGATGATACGCAAGAAGTTTCCATTGAAGCACTATCCCAGTATAACTCTTGAGCAAGTGTGCTTTGTGCCGCCTGTTACAGTATGTCCAATTTTACCAGAATGTTTGCAG ttaATGCTGGTGGAAGGTGTGAGCAATGATGTGATTCTTTCAAGCTTAGTGACACCAGGCCATTTCTTCCTGCAACAGCCAACTCATCCTACATTCCCTGCGCTGAACAGGCTAAATGCCTGTATGAATGTGTGTTATAGTGAACCAAATGTACCTCTTTTGCCGACACCTGTTGATC CTGGTGTGATATGTACAGCCCCCGCTATGGGCGGATGGTATCGAGCACAAGTCGTCTCTGTAGAACCTGAAACTAATGTGTGTGAAGTAAAATTTGTTGATTATGGAGGTTATCTGTCATTGGAACATACAGCATTGAGACAAATTCGCTCAGATTTCATGACTCTACCATTCCAAGCATCAGAATGTTTCTTGGCTAACGTGATTCCCGCAGGAG GTGAGGAAGCATCATGGAGTGCTGATGCCGCTGCAGTAATGGAGGAACTAACACATGGCCAAGTCCTTCAGGCACAAGTGTGTGACTACACAGAAGAAAACATACCTAATGTATTTCTCTACGCTGTCCATTGCAATCAG GTGGTGCTTGTCAACCAAGAGCTTGTTTTAAGGGGCCTTGCTGAGTGGTGGAAACCTGAGGACGTTAATGATGTGTCATGTGTGTAA